The following are encoded in a window of Amycolatopsis solani genomic DNA:
- a CDS encoding DAK2 domain-containing protein, with translation MRVLDTAAVSAWASGCVHSLASLRPAIDEINVYPVADSDTGSNMLFTMTGAAKELEAAQPKDAAEALKVLARGAVASAKGNSGVILSQVVRGLADSARGDLDGAWLAEALGHADEVATGAVSRPVAGTILTVLHAVALAVRGDTRSLGEVARKAAEEAADALEKTPLQLPALARAGVVDAGARGLVAVLDALVGVLTGTALEQFHALEVHAVPHAEAYAWEVMYLLDGVDEASLPTLRKELSGLGDSVTVAGDGSGSHAVHVHCADIGAAIEAGLTLGRPRKIRVEPLLTPTPIEPGGGIDRTVVAVVHGGGLAELLRAESIPVLAVPEGETPSVEDMISLLNEAAGQHVTVLPGSVALTAAVDTAAGHAIAADRDVVVIPCVSPVQVLAALAVHDAGRRTNDDVVAMAEAAAATRRGELRIAQEESLTWVGRAQSGDVVGLVDDEVVLIEPAPASETNLVAAAMNVLNRMLALGGELVTVLSGAAAPPGVAGELAEQLRVEHPEVELTSYASGQTGAVLLMGVE, from the coding sequence GTGCGGGTGCTGGACACGGCGGCGGTGTCGGCCTGGGCGTCGGGTTGCGTGCACAGTCTCGCGAGCCTGCGCCCGGCCATCGACGAGATCAACGTCTACCCCGTCGCGGACTCCGACACCGGCTCCAACATGCTCTTCACGATGACCGGCGCGGCGAAGGAACTCGAAGCGGCGCAACCGAAAGACGCCGCCGAAGCGCTGAAGGTCCTCGCGCGCGGCGCGGTCGCCTCGGCCAAGGGCAACTCCGGCGTGATCCTGTCCCAGGTCGTGCGCGGGCTGGCCGACAGCGCCCGCGGCGACCTCGACGGCGCGTGGCTGGCCGAGGCGCTCGGGCACGCCGACGAGGTCGCCACCGGCGCCGTCAGCCGCCCGGTCGCCGGGACCATCCTGACCGTCCTGCACGCCGTCGCCCTCGCCGTGCGCGGTGACACGCGTTCGCTCGGCGAAGTCGCGCGGAAGGCGGCGGAAGAAGCCGCGGACGCCCTCGAGAAGACGCCCCTGCAGCTGCCCGCGCTGGCCAGGGCCGGGGTCGTCGACGCCGGCGCGCGCGGGCTCGTCGCCGTGCTCGACGCGCTGGTCGGGGTGCTCACCGGCACCGCGCTCGAGCAGTTCCACGCCCTCGAAGTCCACGCCGTCCCGCACGCCGAGGCCTACGCCTGGGAGGTCATGTACCTCCTCGACGGCGTCGACGAGGCGAGCCTGCCGACCCTGCGCAAGGAGCTGAGCGGCCTCGGCGACAGCGTCACCGTGGCCGGCGACGGCTCGGGCAGCCACGCCGTGCACGTCCACTGCGCCGACATCGGCGCCGCCATCGAGGCAGGGCTCACTCTCGGCCGCCCGCGCAAGATCCGCGTCGAGCCGCTGCTCACGCCGACGCCGATCGAGCCGGGCGGCGGGATCGACCGGACGGTCGTCGCCGTGGTCCACGGTGGCGGGCTGGCCGAGCTGCTGCGCGCCGAGAGCATCCCGGTGCTCGCCGTGCCCGAGGGCGAGACGCCGAGCGTCGAAGACATGATCAGCCTGCTCAACGAGGCCGCCGGGCAGCACGTCACGGTGCTGCCCGGCAGCGTCGCGCTGACCGCGGCGGTCGACACCGCGGCCGGGCACGCCATCGCCGCCGACCGGGACGTCGTGGTCATCCCCTGCGTGTCGCCGGTGCAGGTGCTGGCCGCCCTCGCCGTGCACGACGCCGGCCGCCGCACCAACGACGACGTCGTCGCGATGGCCGAAGCCGCCGCCGCGACCAGGCGTGGCGAACTGCGGATCGCGCAGGAGGAGTCGCTAACCTGGGTGGGCCGGGCCCAGTCCGGTGACGTCGTGGGCCTGGTCGACGACGAGGTGGTCCTGATCGAGCCGGCGCCCGCGTCGGAGACGAACCTGGTCGCCGCCGCGATGAACGTGCTGAACCGCATGCTGGCCCTCGGCGGCGAGCTCGTGACGGTGCTGAGCGGTGCCGCGGCCCCGCCCGGGGTCGCCGGGGAGCTCGCGGAGCAGCTGCGGGTGGAGCACCCCGAGGTGGAGCTGACCAGCTACGCCAGCGGCCAGACCGGCGCCGTGCTGCTGATGGGAGTCGAATAG
- the rpmB gene encoding 50S ribosomal protein L28, producing MAAVCDVCGKGPGFGKSVSHSHRRTNRRWNPNIQTVHAKVGVSQRKRLNVCTSCIKAGKVVRG from the coding sequence GTGGCTGCCGTGTGCGACGTCTGTGGCAAGGGACCCGGCTTCGGCAAGTCGGTCTCGCACTCCCACCGCCGTACCAACCGCCGGTGGAACCCGAACATCCAGACCGTCCACGCCAAGGTGGGTGTGTCCCAGCGCAAGCGCTTGAACGTGTGCACCTCGTGCATCAAGGCGGGCAAGGTCGTTCGCGGCTGA
- a CDS encoding alpha/beta fold hydrolase, with the protein MNVTSADGTPIFFEQRGSGAPVILVGGAFNDRTTVAGLASVLADDFTTIAYDRRGRGDSGDTPSYAMEREIEDIAALIAHVGGSASVFGHSSGAVLALETAAAGLPIDRVVAYEPPYATSEHPRGDVLGEVEAQLAAGDRDGAVATFLQVAGTPAEMIEGMKQAPVWGWFTALAHTLPYDLTICGPGARPREDHLARVSAPTLVIGGGASPEALQAGAQAAAVAVPGARYETLAGQDHGVLQYPETLRDLLTGFLK; encoded by the coding sequence ATGAACGTCACTTCGGCCGACGGCACCCCGATCTTCTTCGAGCAGCGCGGGTCGGGCGCGCCGGTGATCCTCGTGGGCGGCGCGTTCAACGACCGCACGACCGTCGCGGGCCTGGCTTCGGTGCTCGCCGACGATTTCACGACGATCGCCTACGACCGGCGGGGGCGCGGCGACAGCGGGGACACGCCGTCGTACGCGATGGAACGCGAGATCGAGGACATCGCGGCGCTGATCGCCCACGTGGGCGGCTCGGCGTCGGTGTTCGGGCACTCGTCGGGCGCGGTGCTGGCCCTGGAAACGGCGGCCGCGGGCCTGCCGATCGACCGGGTGGTGGCGTACGAGCCGCCGTACGCGACTTCGGAGCACCCGCGAGGTGACGTCCTCGGTGAGGTGGAGGCGCAGCTCGCGGCCGGTGACCGCGACGGCGCGGTGGCGACGTTCCTGCAGGTCGCGGGCACCCCGGCGGAGATGATCGAGGGGATGAAGCAGGCCCCGGTGTGGGGCTGGTTCACGGCGCTGGCGCACACGCTGCCGTACGACCTGACGATCTGCGGCCCAGGCGCCCGCCCCCGTGAGGACCACCTGGCTCGCGTTTCGGCGCCGACCCTGGTGATCGGCGGGGGAGCGAGCCCGGAGGCGCTCCAGGCCGGCGCCCAGGCGGCAGCCGTGGCGGTACCCGGCGCGCGGTACGAGACGCTGGCGGGGCAGGACCACGGGGTCCTCCAGTACCCGGAAACCCTGCGCGACCTCCTGACCGGCTTCCTCAAGTGA
- a CDS encoding uracil-DNA glycosylase codes for MTARPLQDIVEAGWAEALEPVAPQVAAMGEFLRAEIAAGRTYLPAGEHVLRAFKQPFHDVRVLIVGQDPYPTPGHAVGLSFSVAPDVRPIPKSLVNIYKEYADDLGHPLPSNGDLTPWADQGVLLLNRSLTVQPGKSNSHQGKGWEAVTEQAIKALAARSEPMVAILWGRNARNLRPMLGEVPCIESAHPSPLSAHNGFFGSRPFSRANQMLEQQGAAPVDWKLP; via the coding sequence GTGACCGCACGACCGCTGCAGGACATCGTCGAGGCAGGCTGGGCCGAGGCCCTGGAACCGGTGGCGCCGCAGGTCGCCGCGATGGGGGAGTTCCTCCGCGCGGAGATCGCCGCGGGCCGGACGTACCTGCCGGCGGGTGAACACGTGCTGCGGGCGTTCAAGCAGCCGTTCCACGACGTGCGCGTGCTCATCGTGGGCCAGGACCCGTACCCGACGCCCGGGCACGCGGTCGGCCTGAGCTTTTCGGTGGCGCCGGACGTCCGGCCGATCCCGAAGAGCCTGGTCAACATCTACAAGGAGTACGCCGACGACCTCGGCCACCCGCTGCCGTCCAACGGCGACCTGACGCCGTGGGCCGACCAGGGCGTCCTGCTGCTCAACCGGTCGCTGACCGTCCAGCCCGGGAAGTCGAACTCGCACCAGGGCAAGGGCTGGGAAGCGGTCACCGAGCAGGCGATCAAGGCCCTCGCGGCCCGGTCGGAGCCGATGGTGGCGATCCTCTGGGGCCGCAACGCGCGCAACCTGCGCCCGATGCTGGGGGAGGTGCCGTGCATCGAGTCGGCGCACCCCAGCCCGCTCTCGGCGCACAACGGCTTCTTCGGGTCGCGGCCGTTCAGCCGCGCGAACCAGATGCTGGAGCAGCAGGGCGCCGCGCCGGTCGATTGGAAACTTCCCTAG
- a CDS encoding gamma carbonic anhydrase family protein: MPIYALGSLEPTIHPDAYVHPDATVIGDVRIGAFASVWPQTVLRGDHGYIELGERSNVQDGCVLHCTERHPTILGPSSAIGHAVHVEGATIGTGCLIASGSVVLNGSVIEDGGMVGAGAVLSYGSHVKTGEIALGVPAKVRENKSFGPESIAMVVDSYVERGKLFRTELRRLDPLG, encoded by the coding sequence ATGCCGATCTACGCACTCGGATCCCTCGAGCCGACGATCCACCCCGACGCCTACGTCCACCCGGACGCGACGGTGATCGGCGACGTCCGGATCGGCGCTTTCGCGTCCGTCTGGCCGCAGACCGTGCTGCGCGGCGACCACGGCTACATCGAGCTCGGCGAGCGCTCGAACGTCCAGGACGGCTGCGTCCTGCACTGCACCGAGCGGCACCCGACGATCCTCGGGCCGTCGTCGGCGATCGGGCACGCGGTGCACGTCGAGGGCGCGACGATCGGCACCGGCTGCCTGATCGCGTCCGGTTCGGTGGTGCTCAACGGCTCGGTGATCGAGGACGGCGGCATGGTCGGCGCGGGCGCCGTGCTCTCGTACGGCAGCCACGTCAAGACCGGTGAAATCGCGCTGGGCGTGCCGGCGAAGGTCCGGGAGAACAAGTCGTTCGGGCCGGAGAGCATCGCGATGGTGGTGGATTCCTACGTCGAACGCGGCAAGCTGTTCCGGACCGAGCTGCGGCGGCTCGACCCGCTCGGGTGA
- a CDS encoding glycoside hydrolase family 27 protein: MDHGIAAKPKTSLLVLLLVVLTWLLSLPVATPALANGLAATPPMGWNSWNQVRCYDLTEDVVKQAADALADTGLRDAGYQYVVVDDCWQAPARTADGSLEADPKRFPHGIAELADYVHSRGLFFGIYAVPGSRTCAMANDAYPATGIGSLGHERQDAETFDRWGVDYLKYDWCNADTVDGLDRKTAFEKMRDELAALPRPIVYAISEYGVSSPWTWARPVANLWRTTNDLVATWESVLATIDQQAAVAVHSGSPGGWNDPDMLQVGNGTLTADESRAHFSVWAVLNAPLFAGTDPAKLGDADLTTLANPEAIAVDQDFAGGQGRRLDAGPGYQVWGKPLTGGGFAVVLLNTGSTTATVSASIPGSWSVRDLWAHRDAGTGVSATLRPHAAAFLKLTPR; this comes from the coding sequence TTGGATCACGGCATCGCCGCCAAGCCGAAAACCAGCCTGCTCGTGCTCCTCCTCGTCGTGCTGACGTGGCTGCTCAGCCTGCCCGTCGCCACGCCCGCGCTCGCGAACGGCCTGGCCGCGACGCCGCCGATGGGCTGGAACAGCTGGAACCAGGTCCGCTGCTACGACCTCACCGAGGACGTCGTCAAGCAGGCGGCGGACGCGCTGGCCGACACCGGCCTGCGGGACGCGGGTTACCAGTACGTCGTCGTCGACGACTGCTGGCAGGCCCCCGCCCGCACCGCCGACGGTTCCCTGGAGGCCGATCCGAAGCGGTTCCCGCACGGCATCGCCGAGCTGGCCGACTACGTGCATTCGCGCGGCCTGTTCTTCGGCATCTACGCCGTGCCCGGCAGCCGGACGTGCGCGATGGCCAACGACGCCTACCCCGCGACCGGCATCGGCTCGCTCGGGCACGAACGCCAGGACGCCGAGACCTTCGACCGCTGGGGCGTCGACTACCTCAAGTACGACTGGTGCAACGCCGACACCGTCGACGGCCTCGACCGGAAGACGGCGTTCGAGAAGATGCGCGACGAGCTCGCCGCGCTGCCGCGCCCGATCGTCTACGCGATCTCCGAGTACGGCGTTTCGAGCCCGTGGACCTGGGCGCGGCCGGTGGCGAACCTGTGGCGGACCACCAACGACCTGGTCGCGACCTGGGAGTCCGTGCTCGCGACGATCGACCAGCAGGCCGCCGTCGCCGTCCACAGCGGCTCCCCCGGCGGCTGGAACGACCCGGACATGCTGCAGGTGGGCAACGGCACGCTGACCGCCGACGAGTCCCGCGCGCACTTCAGCGTCTGGGCCGTGCTGAACGCGCCGCTGTTCGCCGGCACCGACCCGGCGAAGCTGGGTGACGCCGATCTCACGACACTCGCGAACCCCGAGGCGATCGCGGTCGACCAGGACTTCGCGGGCGGTCAGGGGCGCCGGCTCGACGCCGGCCCCGGCTACCAGGTGTGGGGGAAACCGCTTACCGGCGGCGGGTTCGCGGTGGTGCTGCTCAACACCGGCAGCACCACCGCGACCGTCTCCGCTTCGATCCCCGGCTCGTGGAGCGTCCGGGATCTGTGGGCGCACCGGGACGCCGGCACCGGCGTCTCGGCGACGCTGCGGCCGCACGCGGCGGCCTTCCTCAAGCTCACACCGAGGTGA
- a CDS encoding GNAT family N-acetyltransferase, whose translation MRIVPVPYDHPDAAKLMAAVQQVYVERYGDEDVTPMSPADFDPPQGVFLVGYQGDEAVACGAWRAHDGPAPDFRDGDAEFKRMYVADSARGRGFARMILSELERTAALCGRKRAVLETGTKQPEAIALYTSSGYAGIPNFGVYKNEPESRCFGKDLTSV comes from the coding sequence GTGAGAATCGTTCCGGTCCCCTACGACCACCCCGACGCGGCCAAGCTCATGGCCGCGGTGCAGCAGGTGTACGTCGAGCGCTACGGCGACGAGGACGTGACCCCGATGAGCCCGGCGGACTTCGACCCGCCGCAGGGCGTTTTCCTCGTCGGCTACCAGGGCGACGAAGCCGTCGCCTGTGGCGCTTGGCGGGCCCACGACGGCCCGGCGCCGGACTTCCGGGACGGCGACGCCGAGTTCAAGCGGATGTACGTCGCCGATTCCGCCCGCGGCCGCGGGTTCGCGCGGATGATCCTGTCCGAGCTGGAGCGCACGGCGGCCCTGTGCGGCCGCAAGCGCGCGGTCCTCGAGACCGGGACCAAGCAGCCCGAGGCCATCGCGCTCTACACCTCGTCGGGCTACGCCGGGATCCCGAACTTCGGCGTGTACAAGAACGAGCCCGAAAGCCGCTGCTTCGGCAAGGACCTCACCTCGGTGTGA
- a CDS encoding thiamine-phosphate kinase: MSPNDATVAETGEFALIRAVTEGRRQPPGTLLGPGDDAAVVAAPDGRVVASTDVLVQGVHFRLDWSPPEHVGRKAVAVNLADIAAMGAAPTTVLVGIACPPDTPREVVTGLADGMWTEAERAGVGVSGGDMVRADQLVISVTALGDLGDREPVTRSGARPGDVLAVCGRLGWAAAGLAVLGRGFRSPVGVVNAQRCPEPPYEAGPRAALAGATAMIDVSDGLLADLGHIGAASGVGIDVRTADLDVPSRLTEVGAALGADPLDWVLTGGEDHALVATFPPFTELPEGWRTIGVVTMADSGITVDGKPFAREAGWTHWR, from the coding sequence GTGTCACCGAACGACGCAACGGTCGCCGAGACCGGGGAGTTCGCGCTCATCCGCGCCGTCACCGAAGGACGGCGCCAGCCGCCGGGGACGTTGCTCGGTCCGGGTGACGACGCCGCTGTCGTGGCCGCGCCCGACGGCCGCGTGGTCGCCAGCACCGACGTGCTCGTCCAGGGCGTGCACTTCCGGCTCGACTGGTCGCCGCCCGAGCACGTCGGACGCAAGGCGGTCGCGGTCAACCTGGCCGACATCGCCGCCATGGGAGCCGCGCCGACCACCGTCCTGGTCGGGATCGCCTGCCCGCCGGACACCCCGCGCGAGGTCGTCACCGGCCTCGCCGACGGCATGTGGACCGAAGCCGAGCGTGCCGGCGTCGGCGTCTCCGGCGGCGACATGGTGCGCGCCGACCAGCTCGTGATCAGCGTCACCGCCCTCGGCGACCTCGGCGACCGCGAACCGGTGACGCGCTCGGGCGCCCGGCCCGGCGACGTCCTCGCGGTGTGCGGGCGGCTCGGCTGGGCCGCCGCCGGCCTGGCCGTGCTCGGCCGCGGGTTCCGGTCCCCGGTCGGCGTCGTCAACGCCCAGCGCTGCCCGGAGCCGCCGTACGAAGCCGGTCCGCGCGCCGCGCTGGCCGGGGCTACCGCGATGATCGACGTCTCCGACGGCCTGCTCGCCGACCTCGGCCACATCGGCGCGGCCTCCGGCGTCGGCATCGACGTCCGCACCGCCGACCTCGACGTCCCTTCCCGGCTCACCGAAGTCGGCGCCGCCCTCGGCGCGGACCCGCTGGACTGGGTGCTGACCGGTGGCGAGGATCACGCCCTCGTGGCCACGTTCCCGCCCTTCACCGAACTGCCCGAGGGCTGGCGCACCATCGGCGTCGTCACGATGGCGGACTCCGGGATCACCGTGGACGGCAAGCCTTTTGCGCGAGAAGCCGGATGGACGCACTGGCGCTGA
- a CDS encoding Lrp/AsnC ligand binding domain-containing protein — translation MVHAYILIQTEVGKAAAVAAEISSIAGVTSSEDVTGPYDVIVRAAADSVDQLGQLVVAKVQNVEGITRTLTCPVVHL, via the coding sequence GTGGTCCACGCATACATCCTCATCCAGACCGAGGTCGGCAAGGCGGCCGCGGTGGCGGCCGAGATCTCCAGCATCGCGGGCGTCACCAGTTCGGAGGATGTCACCGGGCCGTACGACGTCATCGTCCGCGCGGCCGCCGACAGCGTCGACCAGCTGGGCCAGCTCGTGGTCGCGAAGGTGCAGAACGTGGAAGGCATCACGCGGACCCTGACCTGCCCGGTCGTGCATCTCTGA
- a CDS encoding DUF3515 domain-containing protein, which produces MPDSDTGAPPRVVLVTATALAVALAVAVAVFALTQRSSSDGAGPLPLVPVPAPFAGSPGCATLLSAVPTELASNGTSLKVRALADPAPPATVAWGTDDPLVLRCGLNRPPELTPTAALRLVNKVQWLQVPGEGASTWYVVDREVYAALTVPDSAGTGPLQQISDTIAAKLPPRPLRFS; this is translated from the coding sequence GTGCCCGATTCCGACACCGGAGCCCCACCCCGGGTGGTGCTCGTCACCGCGACCGCGCTCGCCGTGGCCCTCGCGGTCGCCGTCGCCGTTTTCGCACTGACCCAGCGCTCGTCCTCGGACGGCGCGGGACCGCTGCCCTTGGTCCCCGTGCCGGCGCCCTTCGCGGGCTCGCCCGGCTGCGCGACGCTGCTGAGCGCGGTGCCGACGGAACTGGCGTCCAACGGGACTTCTCTGAAGGTGCGGGCCCTGGCCGACCCGGCCCCGCCCGCGACGGTCGCCTGGGGCACCGACGACCCGCTGGTGCTGCGCTGCGGCCTGAACCGTCCCCCGGAACTGACCCCGACGGCGGCCCTGCGGCTGGTGAACAAGGTGCAGTGGCTGCAGGTACCGGGCGAAGGCGCGTCGACGTGGTACGTGGTGGACCGCGAGGTCTACGCGGCGCTGACGGTGCCCGACAGCGCCGGGACGGGCCCGTTGCAGCAGATCTCGGACACGATCGCGGCGAAGCTGCCCCCGCGGCCGCTGCGGTTCTCCTAG
- a CDS encoding D-alanine--D-alanine ligase family protein: protein MSEKIRVAVVFGGRSSEHTISCLSAGSVLGHLDPARFEAVPVGITREGRWVLGTGDSAQLAIRGRELPSVDDGKGLVLAGDPSSQGLVAVEAGRESELLSQVDIVFPVLHGAFGEDGTIQGLLELAGIPYVGPGVLASAAAMDKETAKKLLAAEGLPVGTFVALKRGQSTLDDDERAKLGLPVFVKPSRAGSSVGISRVTTWDELDAAIALARATDPKVLVEAAVVGREVECGVLEFPDGRVEASLPAEIRVLSEDENAWYDFETKYLGDDAELDIPAKLDDALTEKLRAMAVEAFKALDCQGLARVDFFVGEDGELTINEVNTMPGFTTKSAYPKMWEVTGVDYATLLSTLVDTAVARGTGLR from the coding sequence ATGAGCGAGAAGATCCGGGTGGCGGTCGTGTTCGGCGGGCGCAGCAGTGAGCACACCATCTCCTGCCTGTCCGCCGGCAGCGTCCTGGGTCACCTCGACCCCGCGCGGTTCGAGGCCGTTCCGGTCGGGATCACCCGCGAAGGCCGCTGGGTGCTCGGCACCGGGGACTCCGCGCAGCTCGCCATCCGCGGGCGGGAACTGCCGTCGGTCGACGACGGCAAGGGGCTCGTGCTCGCCGGGGATCCGTCCAGCCAGGGGCTCGTCGCCGTCGAGGCCGGGCGGGAAAGCGAGTTGCTCTCCCAGGTGGACATCGTGTTCCCGGTGCTGCACGGCGCCTTCGGCGAGGACGGCACCATCCAGGGCCTCCTCGAGCTCGCCGGCATCCCGTACGTCGGGCCCGGCGTTCTCGCCAGTGCCGCCGCCATGGACAAGGAAACCGCGAAGAAACTCCTTGCCGCCGAAGGGCTTCCGGTGGGCACCTTCGTTGCGCTCAAGCGCGGTCAGTCCACTTTGGACGACGACGAGCGAGCCAAGCTCGGGCTGCCCGTCTTCGTCAAGCCCTCCCGCGCCGGGTCGTCCGTCGGCATCAGCCGCGTGACCACGTGGGACGAGCTCGACGCCGCCATCGCGCTCGCCCGCGCCACCGATCCCAAGGTGCTCGTCGAAGCCGCGGTCGTCGGGCGTGAGGTCGAGTGCGGGGTGCTCGAGTTCCCGGACGGCCGCGTCGAAGCTTCACTGCCCGCCGAGATCCGGGTGCTCTCCGAAGACGAAAACGCTTGGTACGACTTCGAAACCAAGTACCTCGGGGACGACGCCGAACTGGACATCCCCGCCAAGCTCGACGACGCCCTCACCGAGAAGCTCCGCGCCATGGCCGTGGAAGCCTTCAAGGCGCTGGACTGCCAGGGCCTCGCCCGCGTCGACTTCTTCGTCGGCGAAGACGGCGAGCTGACCATCAACGAGGTCAACACGATGCCCGGCTTCACGACGAAGTCCGCCTACCCGAAGATGTGGGAGGTCACCGGCGTGGACTACGCAACGCTGCTGAGCACCCTCGTCGACACCGCCGTCGCCCGCGGGACCGGGCTCCGCTAG
- a CDS encoding PLP-dependent aminotransferase family protein, protein MSHTDTALPVSLDRAAVTPLAVQLADALREAAASGHLRGGDRLPSTRALAGRLGVSRTVTSAAYEQLHAEGWIAGRHGSGTYVTTPPSFSASEVPAPAVPAPEAAAPSLLDLGPGTPWADGLDRAAWRRAWRAAADPDPLVRAHRAGLPEYRAAVSEHLLRHRGLAAGSVLATGGTTAAVVELAAAVLERGDVVAVEEPGYQRAVQAFRRAGMRVAGVPVDLEGLRPDAIPAGARAVYCSPAHQYPMGSRLSAARRVSLVERARADSMLVIEDDYDGELRFDVAPLPMLAALAPDVVAHLGTTSKILTPTLGAGWMVAPEAITSAVLAYRDSTGTRPSPAGQRVLYEFARNGDLGRHLRKLRREMAERRTLLAGALASAGIPVRGDDAGAHLVVPFSSASVEASVIASAERRGIRLDGLARHFAGEPSAHGVAIGYAGCSREALVAALPVLVSLLH, encoded by the coding sequence GTGTCCCACACCGACACCGCGCTCCCGGTCAGCCTCGACCGCGCGGCCGTGACGCCACTGGCGGTCCAGCTCGCCGACGCGCTGCGCGAAGCGGCCGCGAGCGGGCACCTGCGCGGCGGCGACCGGCTCCCGTCGACGCGGGCGCTGGCCGGCCGCCTCGGCGTCAGCCGCACGGTGACGTCGGCGGCCTACGAGCAGCTGCACGCCGAGGGCTGGATCGCCGGGCGGCACGGCTCCGGCACGTACGTGACGACGCCGCCGTCGTTCTCGGCGTCGGAGGTCCCGGCGCCCGCGGTACCGGCGCCCGAGGCCGCGGCGCCGTCGCTGCTCGACCTGGGGCCGGGCACGCCGTGGGCGGACGGCCTGGACCGCGCGGCCTGGCGCCGCGCCTGGCGGGCGGCGGCCGACCCGGACCCGCTGGTCCGCGCCCACCGCGCGGGCCTGCCGGAGTACCGCGCGGCGGTGTCGGAGCACCTGCTGCGCCACCGCGGCCTGGCGGCGGGTTCGGTACTGGCGACCGGCGGCACCACGGCGGCGGTGGTCGAACTGGCCGCGGCGGTGCTGGAACGCGGCGACGTCGTGGCCGTCGAGGAGCCTGGCTACCAGCGCGCGGTGCAGGCGTTCCGGCGCGCGGGCATGCGGGTCGCCGGTGTGCCGGTGGACCTGGAGGGGCTGCGGCCGGACGCGATCCCGGCGGGCGCGCGGGCGGTGTACTGCTCGCCGGCGCACCAGTACCCGATGGGCAGCCGCCTGAGCGCCGCGCGGCGGGTGTCGCTGGTGGAACGCGCGCGGGCTGATTCGATGCTGGTCATCGAGGACGACTACGACGGCGAGCTGCGTTTCGACGTGGCGCCCCTGCCGATGCTGGCCGCGCTGGCCCCGGACGTGGTGGCGCACCTGGGGACGACGTCGAAGATCCTCACGCCGACGCTGGGCGCGGGGTGGATGGTGGCCCCGGAGGCGATCACGTCGGCGGTGCTGGCTTATCGGGATTCGACGGGGACGCGCCCGTCGCCGGCGGGACAGCGGGTGCTGTACGAGTTCGCGCGGAACGGGGATCTGGGCAGGCATTTGCGCAAGTTGCGACGCGAGATGGCGGAGCGGCGGACGTTGCTGGCGGGCGCGCTGGCTTCGGCGGGGATCCCGGTGCGGGGGGACGACGCGGGGGCGCACCTGGTGGTGCCGTTTTCGTCGGCTTCGGTGGAGGCGTCGGTGATCGCTTCGGCCGAGCGGCGGGGGATCCGGTTGGACGGGCTGGCGCGGCACTTCGCGGGGGAGCCGTCGGCGCACGGGGTGGCGATCGGGTATGCGGGTTGTTCGCGGGAGGCTCTGGTGGCGGCTTTGCCGGTGCTGGTGTCTTTGCTGCATTGA
- a CDS encoding pyridoxamine 5'-phosphate oxidase family protein, giving the protein MLSTTPRTTLGRKKHRAVTDRSALYAVLDEGLICHLGVVRDGVPLVLPTGYGRDGDTLYLHGSTGAASLRTAAQDLEVCVTVTLLDGIVYSRSVNNHSMNYRSAVILGPAKPVVDADAKLHGLKVLTDHLAPGSWEHAREVNAKEFAAVSVLALDLGEASVKMRAEGPGDEPEDVEADAAWAGVLPVRTVFGAPEPSEDLSPRWTTPPHVTGRE; this is encoded by the coding sequence ATGCTGTCCACCACGCCCCGCACCACGCTCGGCCGCAAGAAGCACCGCGCGGTGACCGACCGTTCGGCGTTGTACGCGGTCCTCGATGAAGGGCTGATCTGCCACCTCGGCGTCGTCCGCGACGGCGTCCCGCTGGTCCTCCCGACCGGCTACGGCCGTGACGGCGACACGCTCTACCTGCACGGTTCCACCGGCGCGGCGAGCCTCCGCACGGCGGCACAGGACCTCGAGGTGTGCGTCACGGTGACGCTCCTCGACGGGATCGTCTACTCGCGCTCGGTGAACAACCACTCGATGAACTACCGCAGCGCGGTCATCCTCGGGCCGGCGAAACCGGTCGTGGACGCCGACGCGAAGCTGCACGGCCTCAAGGTGCTCACCGACCACCTCGCCCCGGGCTCCTGGGAGCACGCGCGCGAGGTGAACGCGAAGGAGTTCGCCGCGGTGAGCGTCCTGGCCCTCGACCTCGGCGAAGCGTCGGTGAAGATGCGCGCCGAGGGACCCGGCGACGAGCCCGAGGACGTCGAGGCGGACGCCGCCTGGGCCGGGGTGCTGCCGGTCCGGACCGTCTTCGGCGCGCCCGAGCCGTCCGAAGACCTCTCCCCCCGCTGGACCACCCCGCCGCACGTCACCGGTCGTGAGTGA